The proteins below are encoded in one region of Microbispora sp. NBC_01189:
- a CDS encoding MoxR family ATPase — protein MTTPGPGAAPSASSPVPPATPPPMPPAPSTPSTPPVPSSASLPPLPAPPGADAAREALAALRAEVGKAVVGQDPVVTGLVIALLCRGHVLLEGVPGVAKTLLVRTLSATLALDFKRVQFTPDLMPGDVTGSLVYDARTAEFEFREGPVFTNLLLADEINRTPPKTQAALLEAMEERQVSVDGAARALPDPFIVVATQNPVEYEGTYQLPEAQLDRFLLKLTVPLPPREQEIAVLERHALGFDPRDLSELKAVASATDLAAGRRAVAQVHVGPEVLGYIVDLARATRQSPSLQLGVSPRGATALLAAARAWAWLSGRSYVTPDDVKALARPALRHRVGLRPEAELEGATPDGILEGILSAVPVPR, from the coding sequence GTGACCACCCCCGGACCGGGCGCCGCCCCCTCGGCGTCGTCCCCCGTGCCCCCGGCCACCCCACCGCCGATGCCGCCGGCGCCCTCGACGCCCTCGACGCCGCCGGTTCCGTCATCCGCGTCGCTTCCGCCGCTGCCGGCGCCTCCCGGGGCCGACGCCGCGCGGGAGGCGCTGGCGGCGCTGCGCGCGGAGGTCGGCAAGGCGGTCGTAGGCCAGGACCCGGTCGTCACCGGCCTGGTCATCGCGCTGCTCTGCCGGGGGCACGTGCTGCTGGAAGGCGTGCCCGGGGTGGCCAAGACCCTGCTCGTCCGCACGCTGTCGGCCACGCTCGCGCTCGACTTCAAACGCGTGCAGTTCACCCCCGACCTGATGCCGGGTGACGTGACGGGATCACTGGTCTACGACGCGCGGACGGCGGAGTTCGAGTTCCGCGAGGGACCGGTCTTCACCAACCTGCTGCTCGCCGACGAGATCAACCGCACCCCGCCGAAGACCCAGGCCGCCCTGCTGGAGGCGATGGAGGAACGACAGGTCAGCGTCGACGGAGCGGCCCGCGCGCTGCCCGACCCCTTCATCGTGGTGGCGACGCAGAACCCCGTCGAGTACGAGGGCACATACCAGCTTCCCGAGGCGCAGCTCGACCGGTTCCTGCTCAAGCTCACCGTGCCGCTGCCGCCGCGCGAGCAGGAGATCGCCGTCCTCGAACGGCACGCGCTCGGCTTCGACCCGCGCGACCTGTCGGAGCTGAAGGCGGTGGCGTCCGCGACCGACCTCGCGGCGGGACGGCGCGCGGTCGCCCAGGTCCACGTGGGCCCGGAGGTGCTCGGCTACATCGTGGACCTCGCGCGGGCCACCCGGCAGTCGCCCTCGCTCCAGCTCGGCGTCTCGCCGCGCGGCGCCACCGCGCTGCTCGCCGCCGCGCGGGCCTGGGCCTGGCTGTCGGGCCGGTCGTACGTCACCCCCGACGACGTGAAGGCCCTCGCCCGGCCCGCCCTGCGGCACCGCGTGGGACTGCGCCCGGAGGCCGAGTTGGAGGGCGCCACCCCGGACGGCATCCTGGAGGGCATCCTGTCGGCCGTACCGGTGCCCCGGTGA
- a CDS encoding DUF4350 domain-containing protein, translated as MTETATRARRGRGTAWGALVVLLVLGAAALPALLAPDRPAGWLLDPADTSVFGSAALAHLLEAHGVEVVRVETPTAAVAAAGPETLLLITEASLLGDRDAAVRLAEAPGDRLIAGHASFLDVLAPGLNRESVERARSRPPRCTLREAVRAGDAFTGGISFSSPPGSTGCYPAGDGHTLVRYTENGHTVTALGDATFMTNLWLADDGNAALALNLAGARPKLIWLAQAGDPADDGATGADGEPARSLGDLIPGGVNWAVFQLVVAVAVTALWRARRLGPVVTERLPVVVRASETVEGRGLLYRSRRARDRAALALRAAAADRLAPLLGVPRTATAEEVADAAAARTGQDPGPVRTLLCGPEPADDAALVALAADLDTLERQVRDS; from the coding sequence ATGACCGAGACCGCAACGAGGGCGCGGCGGGGCCGGGGGACGGCCTGGGGCGCGCTGGTGGTGCTGCTCGTGCTGGGCGCGGCGGCGCTGCCCGCGTTGCTCGCACCGGACCGGCCCGCCGGGTGGCTCCTGGACCCGGCCGACACCTCGGTCTTCGGGAGCGCCGCCCTCGCCCATCTGCTCGAAGCGCACGGGGTGGAGGTCGTCCGGGTGGAGACGCCCACTGCGGCGGTGGCCGCCGCGGGGCCCGAGACCCTGCTGCTGATCACCGAGGCGAGCCTGCTCGGTGACCGAGACGCCGCCGTCCGGCTGGCCGAGGCGCCCGGAGACCGGCTCATCGCCGGACACGCGTCCTTCCTCGACGTCCTCGCCCCCGGCCTGAACAGGGAGAGCGTCGAGCGCGCCCGCTCCCGGCCGCCCCGGTGCACGCTGCGGGAGGCCGTGCGGGCCGGTGACGCCTTCACCGGCGGAATCTCCTTCTCCAGCCCGCCCGGGTCCACGGGCTGCTACCCGGCGGGCGACGGCCACACGCTGGTCCGTTACACGGAGAACGGGCACACGGTGACCGCGCTGGGCGACGCGACGTTCATGACCAACCTGTGGCTCGCGGACGACGGCAACGCGGCGCTCGCGCTGAACCTGGCCGGTGCGCGGCCGAAGCTGATCTGGCTCGCCCAGGCCGGCGATCCCGCCGACGACGGCGCGACAGGGGCGGACGGCGAACCGGCGAGGTCGCTCGGCGACCTCATCCCGGGCGGCGTCAACTGGGCGGTCTTCCAGCTCGTCGTCGCGGTGGCCGTGACCGCCCTATGGCGGGCGCGCCGCCTCGGGCCGGTCGTGACCGAGCGCCTCCCCGTGGTCGTACGGGCCTCGGAGACCGTGGAGGGGCGGGGCCTGCTCTACCGGTCGCGCCGGGCCAGGGACCGCGCCGCCCTCGCCCTGCGGGCCGCCGCCGCCGACCGGCTCGCCCCTCTCCTGGGAGTGCCGCGTACGGCGACGGCCGAGGAGGTGGCCGACGCCGCGGCGGCGCGTACCGGGCAGGACCCGGGACCGGTGCGGACGCTGCTGTGCGGTCCCGAACCGGCCGACGACGCCGCACTGGTGGCCCTCGCCGCCGACCTGGACACATTGGAAAGGCAGGTTCGAGACTCGTGA
- a CDS encoding DUF4129 domain-containing protein — MPFAPLAASFVPSFASPVDIGRDQAAGEAARELSRMAYQHEPLFDRLRREFLQFIGDLMSGDGTGTGGVLSLVVIVVVLVVLALLLLWALRRFSGSGRAEPGAVFGRRERTAAEHRSEAERLAAEEDWAGAVRERLRAVARDLEERAVVAPLPGRTAMELAEAAGQALPSHAADLRAAARLFDDVTYGEAGGTREEYLTLAALDERLRSARTGVTA; from the coding sequence GTGCCGTTCGCACCGCTCGCCGCGTCGTTCGTGCCGTCGTTCGCCTCGCCCGTCGACATCGGCCGCGACCAGGCCGCAGGCGAGGCGGCGCGCGAGCTGTCGAGGATGGCCTACCAGCACGAGCCGCTGTTCGACCGGTTACGGCGGGAGTTCCTCCAGTTCATCGGTGACCTGATGAGCGGCGACGGGACGGGCACGGGCGGCGTGCTGTCGCTCGTGGTGATCGTCGTCGTCCTGGTCGTCCTCGCCCTGCTGCTCCTGTGGGCCCTGCGCCGCTTCTCCGGCTCGGGGAGGGCGGAGCCGGGTGCCGTGTTCGGACGACGCGAGCGGACGGCCGCCGAGCACAGGTCGGAGGCCGAACGCCTGGCGGCCGAGGAGGACTGGGCCGGGGCCGTCCGGGAACGGTTGCGCGCCGTCGCCCGCGACCTGGAGGAGCGCGCCGTCGTCGCCCCGCTGCCGGGTCGTACGGCGATGGAGCTCGCCGAGGCCGCCGGGCAGGCGCTGCCGTCCCACGCGGCGGACCTGCGCGCGGCGGCACGCCTGTTCGACGACGTCACGTACGGCGAGGCCGGCGGCACCCGCGAGGAATACCTGACGCTCGCCGCCCTGGACGAGCGCCTGCGATCGGCCCGCACAGGCGTGACGGCATGA